From Deinococcus misasensis DSM 22328, one genomic window encodes:
- a CDS encoding ATP-binding protein yields MNGRLPRYLDEFFGRQAEFALLHDALMCSQLVSVVGCGGVGKTRLVVEFCRQIQSQFTDGVYFLDAYSSRDLNSLIFHLGQLFEISDVRIEWIESTLLRHLCNKNALLVIDNTEHLEVAGLLMKLLEPAEQLKIMVTSRERLHLKGEFVCPLYPFELDSEEAIQLLHSRARRSGMDVQQLHPHLSRHICTLLEGLPLAIELVASRMYTHPVRQLLEQLQNNLLFQDDLQDSCECKDRQSSMRNVLDWSYQLLTHEQQLALRALGFFDAPLDRQEAVQVLQVVLDQHHLPLSAQSLLVSLIEKHLIYHKIGPEGQGKVFMLDMVRQYARNQYSPHEQENLAEHYTRYFLTALQESQPHGHRSRMEFFTCHQHTLHQLVQVMVQHDPFLCAELMARIWHFWQASRHYYLGLHHTDQLYHAYQNSAGNVKNPELGKHICTTLLGAAWISNDNFDYDRSQEYFLKVLHLAKSIQHTVGVAQAHSGLAHLCMFWGDVNQARHHIEQASQIIPLQGSLDQQEWMNSQRGRLLFHQGHYREAEKHFEQVQQYFLCQKNLWGCAWSQLHLAELYFETCQFERASRLLWAMWEGDLPLEDMPTVRLHLLLLMVRVLIAQHDLPTATKMLDTCMQQATDQNTSLKIHDVQLLRLQIALAEKKVPLAIRLLEELRTNTTHTVTCFSILDTYYSAGLLERLQGNLAQAKLYHQRCQSLHQQQGIVVSPRRHAQYNVLLHPNEVLT; encoded by the coding sequence ATGAATGGCCGTCTGCCCCGCTATCTGGATGAATTTTTTGGACGTCAGGCCGAGTTTGCCTTGCTGCACGACGCCCTGATGTGCTCGCAGTTGGTGTCGGTGGTGGGTTGTGGAGGGGTGGGCAAAACCCGTCTGGTGGTGGAATTCTGTCGCCAGATCCAGAGCCAGTTCACCGATGGGGTGTATTTTCTGGATGCCTACAGCAGCCGGGACCTCAACAGCCTGATTTTTCACCTCGGGCAACTGTTCGAGATCAGCGATGTGCGGATCGAGTGGATTGAAAGTACACTCTTGCGTCATCTTTGTAACAAAAATGCACTGCTGGTCATCGACAACACCGAGCATCTGGAGGTCGCGGGCCTCCTGATGAAACTGCTGGAACCTGCCGAGCAACTGAAAATCATGGTCACTTCCAGAGAACGCCTGCACCTCAAAGGGGAATTTGTGTGTCCTCTCTATCCTTTTGAACTGGACTCAGAAGAGGCCATCCAACTGCTGCACAGCCGGGCCAGACGCAGCGGAATGGACGTACAGCAACTCCATCCCCACCTGTCCCGTCACATTTGCACCCTGCTGGAAGGCTTGCCCTTGGCCATCGAACTGGTCGCCTCGCGGATGTACACCCATCCGGTCCGGCAACTGCTGGAACAGCTTCAAAACAACCTGCTCTTTCAGGACGACCTGCAAGATTCCTGCGAATGCAAGGACCGCCAGAGCAGCATGCGAAACGTGCTGGACTGGAGTTACCAGCTTCTGACCCATGAACAGCAACTGGCCTTGCGGGCACTCGGTTTTTTTGATGCACCTCTGGACCGTCAGGAGGCTGTGCAGGTTTTGCAGGTGGTGCTGGACCAGCACCACCTGCCCCTCTCTGCACAGAGTTTGCTGGTCAGCCTGATCGAAAAACACCTGATTTACCACAAGATCGGGCCAGAAGGTCAGGGGAAAGTGTTCATGCTCGACATGGTCCGGCAATATGCCCGCAACCAGTACAGCCCCCACGAACAGGAAAACCTTGCTGAACACTACACCCGGTACTTTCTGACCGCCCTCCAGGAAAGCCAACCCCATGGGCACCGCAGCCGCATGGAGTTCTTCACCTGCCACCAGCACACGTTGCACCAACTGGTGCAGGTGATGGTCCAGCACGACCCCTTTTTGTGCGCAGAGCTGATGGCCCGGATCTGGCACTTCTGGCAGGCCTCACGGCACTATTACCTCGGGTTGCACCACACCGACCAGCTTTACCACGCCTACCAGAATTCTGCGGGCAACGTCAAAAACCCCGAGCTGGGCAAACACATCTGCACCACCTTGCTGGGCGCAGCGTGGATTTCCAACGACAACTTCGATTATGACCGCTCACAGGAGTATTTCCTGAAGGTGTTGCATCTGGCAAAGTCCATCCAGCACACTGTGGGGGTCGCGCAAGCCCACTCTGGTCTGGCCCACCTGTGCATGTTCTGGGGCGATGTGAACCAAGCCCGGCACCACATCGAGCAGGCCAGTCAAATCATCCCCCTGCAAGGTTCTCTGGACCAGCAGGAATGGATGAACAGCCAGAGGGGTCGCTTGCTGTTCCATCAGGGGCATTACCGGGAAGCCGAAAAACATTTCGAGCAGGTCCAGCAGTACTTCCTGTGCCAGAAAAACCTCTGGGGCTGCGCATGGAGCCAACTCCATCTGGCTGAACTGTACTTCGAGACCTGCCAGTTTGAACGGGCCTCCAGACTGCTCTGGGCCATGTGGGAAGGGGACCTTCCACTGGAAGACATGCCCACCGTGCGCCTCCACCTGCTGCTCCTGATGGTCCGGGTGCTGATCGCCCAGCATGACCTGCCCACCGCCACAAAAATGCTGGACACCTGCATGCAGCAGGCCACCGACCAGAACACCAGCCTGAAAATCCACGATGTGCAACTGCTGCGCCTGCAAATCGCTCTGGCCGAAAAGAAGGTGCCTCTGGCCATACGCCTGCTGGAAGAACTGCGCACCAACACCACCCACACGGTGACCTGTTTCAGCATTCTGGACACCTATTACAGCGCAGGACTGCTGGAACGCCTGCAGGGAAACCTTGCACAGGCGAAACTGTACCACCAGAGGTGCCAATCCCTTCACCAGCAACAAGGCATTGTGGTTTCACCGCGCAGGCATGCACAGTACAACGTCCTGCTTCATCCAAATGAGGTGCTGACCTGA
- a CDS encoding SDR family oxidoreductase gives MTPTDDTPHPIPDLPFTPEEWEVCIKVLQALARDPFCGPDTQTMKTLVTKIHKGAKKHIRSQNRVQQREHDQSLKRQTEVFQVNDATRLLGLHALPASGQPDLIGERLRPERCYVCKEPFTQVHFFYHLLCPACARFNHQKRTQRADLHGRIALVTGGRIKIGYQLALRLLRDGARVLLTTRFPHDAVKRFATEPDFAQWKHLLELHSLDFRNIGAVERFIEGLQARLPHLDILINNAAQTVKRPPAFYQHLLELETTPRAKLPLEWQEVLSVAGGLALDFRSAMLPESVTAHADFPLGWLDQDGQQVDLRDQNSWTSTADQVPTLEMLEVQLVNNVAPFMLVSKLRSLMQKSPFERRFIVNVSAMEGQFARENKTAFHPHTNMAKAALNMLTRTSAQDYLQDRIFMTSVDTGWITEENPHPKKARVRERGFVTPLDVLDGMARVYDPIVHGLTAPEPFWGCFLKDYRPHPW, from the coding sequence ATGACACCCACCGACGACACCCCCCATCCAATCCCAGACCTGCCTTTCACTCCTGAAGAATGGGAGGTGTGCATCAAGGTTTTGCAGGCTCTGGCCCGGGATCCGTTTTGCGGTCCAGACACCCAGACCATGAAAACACTGGTCACCAAGATTCACAAAGGGGCCAAAAAACACATCCGTTCCCAGAACCGTGTCCAGCAGCGTGAGCATGACCAGAGCCTGAAAAGGCAGACCGAGGTGTTTCAGGTCAACGATGCGACGCGACTTCTGGGCCTGCATGCCCTTCCAGCATCCGGGCAACCCGACCTGATCGGTGAGCGTTTGCGTCCTGAGCGGTGTTACGTGTGCAAGGAACCTTTCACACAGGTGCATTTCTTTTACCACCTGTTGTGTCCAGCGTGTGCCCGCTTCAACCACCAGAAACGCACCCAGAGGGCAGATTTGCATGGACGCATTGCTCTGGTGACCGGTGGACGCATCAAAATTGGGTATCAACTGGCATTGCGCCTGTTGCGGGATGGGGCAAGGGTGTTGCTCACCACCCGCTTTCCCCACGATGCAGTGAAACGTTTTGCCACAGAGCCTGATTTTGCCCAGTGGAAGCACCTGTTGGAGTTGCACAGTCTGGATTTCCGCAACATCGGGGCTGTTGAAAGGTTCATTGAAGGGCTGCAGGCGCGGTTGCCCCATCTGGACATCCTGATCAACAATGCTGCACAGACGGTGAAAAGACCTCCAGCGTTTTACCAGCACCTGCTGGAATTGGAAACCACCCCCAGAGCGAAACTTCCTCTGGAGTGGCAGGAGGTGCTGTCTGTTGCAGGAGGGCTTGCTCTGGATTTCCGCTCAGCCATGTTGCCAGAGTCGGTCACGGCCCATGCAGATTTTCCTCTGGGATGGCTGGATCAGGATGGTCAGCAGGTGGATCTGCGCGACCAGAACAGTTGGACCAGCACGGCAGATCAGGTGCCCACTCTGGAGATGCTGGAGGTGCAGTTGGTCAACAACGTGGCCCCATTCATGCTGGTGTCCAAGTTGCGCTCCCTGATGCAAAAGTCACCGTTTGAGCGGCGCTTCATTGTGAACGTCAGTGCCATGGAAGGCCAGTTTGCCCGCGAGAACAAGACCGCTTTTCATCCGCACACCAACATGGCCAAAGCCGCCCTGAACATGCTGACCCGCACTTCGGCACAGGATTACCTGCAGGACAGGATTTTCATGACCAGTGTGGACACCGGATGGATCACCGAAGAAAACCCGCATCCCAAAAAAGCCCGTGTGCGTGAAAGGGGTTTCGTGACCCCTCTGGATGTGCTGGACGGCATGGCACGGGTGTATGACCCCATCGTGCATGGACTGACTGCACCAGAGCCTTTCTGGGGCTGTTTTCTGAAGGACTACCGGCCCCATCCATGGTGA
- a CDS encoding MerR family transcriptional regulator has translation MNPQTLLSPSQFIQMSGLSRKALRIYEENGLLLPLHIDPQSRYRWYGRDQLHTARVIQVMRAIDLPISAIQGLLNSPDPLLELQNLWRGVQQQHQQAHLLVDHLTDLLSGKGANMSFQVQERAFPAAFVATITGKVAQHEGPSFIGGSIQKIRAHLEKVGAEALEIDWTICHEGPTRDAPGIMEVCVPYTGQAVPTTEISLKHEPAHRAAFIRLRKEQARPSDLMQAHHAAQQWLQEHGHTLVMGSREVYFADWANTQDHEDAFDLAFPFEVLPEHP, from the coding sequence GTGAACCCACAAACCCTGCTCAGCCCTTCACAATTCATCCAGATGTCGGGTCTTTCTCGCAAAGCCCTGAGGATCTATGAAGAGAATGGCCTTCTGCTGCCGTTGCACATCGATCCCCAGAGCCGTTACCGCTGGTATGGTCGGGATCAGCTTCACACAGCAAGGGTCATTCAGGTGATGCGTGCCATCGACCTGCCGATTTCTGCCATTCAGGGTCTTCTGAACAGCCCTGATCCTCTGCTGGAACTGCAAAACCTCTGGCGCGGGGTGCAGCAGCAACACCAGCAAGCCCATCTGCTGGTGGACCACCTGACCGATTTGCTGTCAGGGAAAGGAGCAAACATGTCATTTCAGGTGCAAGAACGTGCTTTTCCGGCTGCTTTTGTGGCCACCATTACGGGCAAAGTGGCCCAGCATGAAGGCCCTTCGTTCATTGGGGGCAGCATCCAGAAGATCCGTGCCCATCTGGAAAAAGTAGGTGCAGAGGCCCTGGAGATCGATTGGACCATCTGCCATGAAGGTCCCACGCGGGATGCCCCCGGCATCATGGAGGTGTGCGTGCCCTACACAGGCCAAGCAGTGCCCACAACAGAAATCAGCCTCAAACATGAACCGGCCCACCGTGCAGCGTTCATCCGGCTGCGCAAAGAGCAGGCGCGACCCTCAGACCTGATGCAGGCCCACCATGCAGCACAGCAATGGCTTCAGGAGCATGGCCACACTCTGGTGATGGGAAGCCGGGAGGTGTACTTTGCAGACTGGGCAAACACCCAGGACCACGAAGATGCCTTTGATCTGGCTTTCCCTTTTGAGGTGCTGCCAGAGCATCCATGA
- a CDS encoding glycoside hydrolase family 48 protein — translation MKISGSRTALISLLLVTGAVSCGTQTPTPQSNTTKATKQAFSASGYSIDGGTSNAWQGGYSGYLRVSNVAASTPITSFEFTFKFNGTTTMAGSAWNGTVTGPDASGIYTAKSPDWLQYSPISVGGKWDLGFNGNGTFSGITVLAAKINGQPLSSDTIKPTASLSANKTSVTTAPNSVLLTATAADNVGVAKVEFYDGSTKVGEDATAPYNYTFDVQDSGQNGTHAFMARAVDLAGNTGDSAKVNVVVNVPITPGSGTPLPAADSEYTKRFLEMYNKIKNPANGYFSPEGVPYHSVETLIVEAPDHGHETTSEAYSYWLWLEAMYGATTGNWTPYQNAWANMEKYIIPTDTLQPISSYDPSKPATYAAEWDFPDQYPSELKFNSVSVGQDPLANELKSTYGKNQIYGMHWLLDVDNWYGYGQCGDGVTKPAYINTFQRGPQESVWETVPHPSCDVMKFGGKNGFLDLFTKDASYSKQWRYTNAPDADARAVQAAYWAHQFAKARNQSSAVSTQVSKAAMMGDYLRYAMYDKYFKTIGCKSETCAAATGKDSAFYLLSWYYAWGGAMDGSWSWRIGSSHAHSGYQNPMAAYVLSSVNEFKPKSPTAVADWKTSEKRQLEFYRWLQSSEGAIAGGATNSWKGRYAVPDAGLPTFYGLTYDWQPVYHDPPSNQWFGFQAWTMERVAEHYYLTNDANAKALMDKWVKWALGKTSLTADGSYQIPSTLQWTGQPDTWNPSNPGSNTNLHVTVLDYTNDVGVAAAYAKTLTYYAAATLKHTGTADAASKNMAKALLDRMYSKYSDTKGMSVPEVRSDYARFDDKYNPNSPNRDGIYVPAGWTGKMANGDVIDANSTFISIRSKYKQDPDWAKVESHLNGGPAPTFNYHRFWAQADIALALAEYARFFKN, via the coding sequence ATGAAGATCTCAGGAAGTCGCACCGCCCTCATTTCCTTGCTGCTCGTCACTGGAGCCGTTTCATGCGGCACCCAAACGCCCACCCCCCAGAGCAACACCACAAAGGCCACCAAACAAGCCTTTTCCGCCAGCGGTTACTCCATTGATGGAGGCACCTCCAACGCATGGCAAGGCGGATACTCGGGTTACCTCCGCGTCTCCAATGTTGCTGCAAGCACCCCCATCACTTCCTTTGAATTCACTTTCAAATTCAATGGCACCACCACCATGGCTGGAAGCGCATGGAACGGCACCGTCACCGGACCCGACGCCAGCGGAATCTACACTGCCAAAAGCCCCGACTGGCTCCAGTACAGCCCCATTTCGGTGGGAGGCAAGTGGGACCTCGGCTTCAACGGCAATGGAACCTTCTCTGGCATCACCGTGCTGGCTGCCAAAATCAACGGTCAGCCCCTGAGCAGTGACACCATCAAGCCCACCGCTTCCCTGAGCGCCAACAAAACCAGCGTGACCACTGCACCCAACAGTGTGCTGTTGACCGCAACCGCTGCCGACAATGTGGGTGTGGCAAAAGTCGAATTCTACGATGGATCCACCAAAGTGGGCGAAGATGCCACTGCCCCTTACAATTACACTTTCGATGTGCAGGACAGTGGGCAGAACGGCACCCATGCTTTTATGGCTCGGGCTGTGGACCTTGCAGGGAACACGGGCGACTCTGCCAAGGTAAACGTGGTGGTGAACGTGCCCATCACCCCCGGAAGTGGCACTCCCCTGCCTGCCGCAGACAGCGAATACACCAAGCGCTTTCTGGAGATGTACAACAAGATCAAAAACCCCGCCAACGGCTACTTCAGCCCCGAGGGTGTCCCTTACCACAGCGTGGAAACCCTGATTGTGGAGGCCCCGGACCACGGCCACGAAACCACCTCAGAGGCTTACTCTTACTGGCTCTGGCTGGAAGCCATGTACGGCGCAACCACCGGAAACTGGACCCCTTACCAGAACGCGTGGGCCAACATGGAGAAGTACATCATCCCCACCGACACCCTGCAACCCATCAGCAGTTACGATCCCAGCAAGCCTGCCACCTACGCTGCCGAGTGGGACTTCCCCGACCAGTACCCGAGCGAACTGAAATTCAACAGCGTGTCCGTGGGTCAGGATCCTCTGGCCAACGAATTGAAATCCACTTATGGCAAAAACCAGATTTACGGAATGCACTGGCTCTTGGATGTGGACAACTGGTACGGTTACGGCCAGTGTGGCGATGGGGTCACCAAACCCGCTTACATCAACACCTTCCAGCGTGGACCTCAGGAATCCGTTTGGGAGACCGTTCCCCACCCGAGCTGTGACGTGATGAAGTTTGGGGGCAAAAACGGCTTTTTGGACCTCTTCACCAAGGATGCCAGCTATTCCAAGCAGTGGCGTTACACCAATGCACCAGACGCAGATGCCCGCGCCGTGCAGGCCGCTTACTGGGCCCACCAGTTCGCCAAAGCCCGCAACCAGAGCAGTGCGGTGTCCACCCAGGTGAGCAAAGCCGCCATGATGGGCGATTACCTGCGCTACGCCATGTACGACAAGTACTTCAAGACCATCGGCTGCAAATCGGAAACCTGTGCAGCAGCGACAGGCAAAGACAGCGCTTTCTACCTGCTGAGCTGGTACTACGCATGGGGAGGTGCCATGGACGGAAGCTGGTCGTGGCGCATCGGGTCCAGCCATGCCCACTCGGGTTACCAGAACCCCATGGCCGCTTACGTGCTGTCGAGCGTGAATGAATTCAAACCCAAGTCTCCCACCGCCGTTGCAGATTGGAAGACCTCTGAGAAGCGTCAACTGGAATTCTACCGCTGGCTGCAATCCAGCGAAGGGGCCATTGCTGGGGGTGCCACCAACAGCTGGAAAGGCCGTTACGCTGTGCCGGATGCCGGACTGCCCACCTTCTACGGCCTGACCTACGACTGGCAACCCGTGTACCACGATCCACCCTCCAACCAGTGGTTCGGCTTCCAGGCGTGGACCATGGAACGCGTGGCCGAGCACTACTACCTGACCAACGATGCGAACGCCAAAGCCTTGATGGACAAGTGGGTCAAGTGGGCGCTGGGCAAAACCAGCCTGACCGCCGATGGTTCTTACCAGATCCCCAGCACCCTGCAATGGACCGGGCAGCCTGACACCTGGAACCCCAGCAATCCCGGCTCCAACACCAACTTGCATGTCACGGTGCTGGATTACACCAACGATGTGGGTGTGGCCGCCGCTTACGCCAAGACCCTCACCTACTACGCTGCAGCCACCCTCAAGCACACCGGAACCGCAGATGCAGCCTCCAAGAACATGGCCAAAGCCCTGCTGGACCGCATGTACAGCAAGTACAGCGACACCAAAGGCATGTCGGTGCCCGAGGTGCGCAGTGATTACGCCCGCTTCGATGACAAGTACAACCCCAACTCTCCCAACCGCGACGGCATTTACGTGCCTGCAGGATGGACCGGCAAGATGGCCAATGGTGATGTGATCGATGCAAACTCCACCTTCATCTCCATCCGCAGCAAGTACAAGCAAGACCCCGATTGGGCCAAAGTGGAAAGCCACCTGAACGGCGGTCCTGCCCCCACCTTCAACTACCACCGCTTCTGGGCACAGGCCGACATTGCCCTTGCCCTTGCCGAGTACGCCCGCTTCTTCAAGAACTGA
- a CDS encoding cellulase family glycosylhydrolase: MHLPKSLSKPLVLISLGLLTGLTGCQSGHTLTSESLQVVQKNALAYSATVAVTNQWQGGHQGSIKVVNTSGEPITSFAVLLKFNTEPQLGSAWNGTLQKTASGYLAQSPDWLKYSPVKAGGSFEVGFTAVGAFSGAQVIGLTINGKPVTDTADTTPPSVPSGLTASGISSNSVTLSWTKSTDNVGVTGYQVFNGNTLMATVATTSALISGLAANTSYAFTVKAQDAAGNTSLASNILTVKTSGTVPPPSNIFDLNKKLSKTINFGNILEAPKEGDWGLVLEERFFDKAKEAGFTAIRLPVRFSTHAQSTAPYTIDPAFFARVDYAISEAKKRGLAIIIDMHHYEELFSDPANHLERFTAMWDQIATRYKNEPESVFFELMNEPNTKLEPLWNDYLQAALTVVRKTNPTRAVIVGPNGWNNAERFPELKLPASDQNLIVTFHNYVPFNFTHQGATWISPVPPTGVVWPAPGKTLAPTWQNWSWDTTVGSTATGLSVQYQKANAGFYMHSDTGIPTSGYDTLKFVTDKSVTLGVLCIEDHQATPQPAPISVTTRAGEPTLVPLSSCGKPVTVRDIRLQNFTTGALNLQVEGMELTGPSGSKSLLGTAEDEVRFYMQLGANYGKANNRPVFMGEFGAFNMADMASRERWTRFVRTEAEKMNMGWGYWELASGFGVLDPVSGQWNTGLLNALFR, translated from the coding sequence ATGCATCTTCCCAAATCCCTTTCCAAACCCCTTGTACTCATTTCTCTGGGCCTGCTCACTGGATTGACCGGATGCCAGTCAGGACACACCCTGACTTCCGAAAGCCTGCAAGTTGTGCAGAAAAACGCCCTTGCCTACAGTGCCACAGTTGCTGTCACGAACCAGTGGCAAGGAGGGCATCAGGGCAGCATCAAAGTGGTGAACACCTCTGGAGAACCCATCACCAGCTTTGCTGTGTTGCTGAAATTCAACACCGAGCCTCAGTTGGGCAGTGCATGGAACGGCACCCTGCAAAAAACCGCCAGTGGGTACCTCGCCCAGAGCCCGGACTGGCTGAAGTACAGCCCTGTGAAAGCTGGAGGCAGCTTCGAAGTGGGCTTTACCGCTGTGGGGGCCTTCAGTGGGGCACAGGTGATCGGCCTGACCATCAATGGTAAACCCGTCACGGACACCGCAGACACCACCCCTCCCAGTGTGCCCTCTGGTCTGACCGCCAGTGGCATTTCCAGCAACAGCGTCACACTTTCATGGACCAAAAGCACCGACAATGTGGGGGTGACTGGATATCAAGTGTTCAACGGAAACACCCTGATGGCCACAGTGGCGACCACCTCGGCCCTGATCTCTGGACTTGCCGCAAACACCTCTTATGCCTTCACGGTCAAGGCGCAGGACGCTGCAGGAAACACCTCTCTGGCCAGCAACATTCTGACTGTGAAAACCTCTGGCACCGTGCCACCCCCCAGCAACATCTTTGACCTGAACAAGAAGCTGTCCAAGACCATCAACTTCGGGAACATTCTGGAAGCCCCCAAAGAAGGGGATTGGGGTCTGGTCCTTGAAGAGCGCTTCTTTGACAAAGCAAAAGAGGCCGGATTCACTGCGATCCGTTTGCCTGTGCGCTTTTCTACGCATGCCCAGAGCACTGCCCCTTACACCATCGACCCTGCATTTTTTGCCAGAGTGGATTACGCCATCTCAGAGGCCAAAAAGCGTGGGCTGGCGATCATCATTGACATGCACCACTACGAAGAACTGTTCAGCGATCCGGCCAACCATCTGGAACGGTTCACAGCCATGTGGGACCAGATTGCCACCCGTTACAAAAACGAACCTGAATCCGTGTTCTTCGAGCTGATGAACGAGCCCAACACCAAACTGGAACCCCTCTGGAATGATTACTTGCAAGCGGCCCTGACGGTGGTGCGCAAAACCAACCCCACCCGAGCTGTGATCGTGGGACCCAATGGCTGGAACAATGCCGAGCGTTTTCCAGAGCTGAAACTGCCTGCCAGCGACCAGAACCTGATCGTGACGTTCCACAATTACGTTCCTTTCAACTTCACCCATCAGGGGGCAACGTGGATCAGTCCAGTTCCGCCAACAGGTGTGGTGTGGCCTGCACCCGGCAAGACGCTGGCACCCACATGGCAAAACTGGTCTTGGGACACCACCGTTGGCTCTACGGCCACAGGACTGAGCGTCCAGTACCAGAAAGCCAACGCCGGTTTCTACATGCACAGCGACACAGGCATTCCCACCAGCGGTTATGACACCCTCAAATTTGTGACCGACAAGAGCGTAACCCTTGGGGTGCTTTGCATTGAGGACCATCAAGCGACCCCTCAACCTGCACCCATTTCTGTGACCACCCGAGCAGGTGAACCCACGCTGGTCCCCCTGTCCAGTTGCGGTAAACCCGTTACAGTTCGGGACATCCGATTGCAGAATTTCACTACTGGAGCCCTGAATTTGCAGGTTGAAGGCATGGAGTTGACCGGACCCTCTGGCAGCAAATCGTTGCTGGGGACCGCAGAAGACGAGGTGCGATTCTACATGCAACTCGGGGCCAATTACGGCAAAGCCAACAACCGCCCGGTGTTCATGGGCGAGTTCGGTGCCTTCAACATGGCCGACATGGCCTCCAGAGAACGCTGGACCCGCTTTGTCCGCACCGAAGCAGAAAAAATGAACATGGGCTGGGGCTACTGGGAACTGGCCTCGGGCTTCGGGGTGCTGGATCCGGTCAGTGGTCAGTGGAACACGGGCCTCCTGAACGCCCTTTTTCGCTGA
- a CDS encoding GGDEF domain-containing protein encodes MVDLPDVDVFSHLPVLEQLALLETHLPGMVERDLPEAGTWLDVGLDLSFQLGEVALHADFLRLKGMLAAYKCFHLEAYQHLMEALQYARESDAALVQAEVYRWLGTVCTGMGHFHEALQWFEQGLQHTAEQGLSKHHLRIQVGMCWLYRHSNVPEQTVEYGEQVEAHALKNHLELELAFLHANVLEAHLDLYTQTHNIEHLEAAQRSLVAYQQLLKERSSARLLHFELYLQVKLELAHLRFEAAESHVQRMLFLLQDHPSDTLIGDAHLDLSVVRMHQQRWSEALTHLHLARGVFEQANARYGVMLTLKQEADLYEAQQNYPLAYRALKQYHQAFEAQERQKAREKSQMLSIQLQVKEIHQQLHDLQQTSQELQEQNALLHQQTHTLAQEAQQDTLTGLLNRRGFEAQCDRIRTDVLEAGKGVALVVLDIDHFKMVNDTFTHAVGDEVLKTVANLLKKHSRNHDVVARWGGEEFVLLLPHLDHQRGHQVCERFRRAIAQHDWRPLLKDRTVTVSLGFAVGQGDCSLTDMLHQADQQLYQAKHAGRNRVMPEG; translated from the coding sequence ATGGTCGACCTGCCCGATGTGGATGTTTTCTCCCACCTGCCCGTTCTGGAACAACTTGCCCTGCTCGAAACGCATTTGCCGGGCATGGTTGAACGTGACCTTCCAGAAGCAGGGACGTGGCTTGATGTGGGCCTTGACCTCAGCTTTCAACTGGGCGAAGTGGCTTTGCACGCGGATTTCCTGCGCCTGAAAGGCATGCTGGCAGCCTACAAATGTTTCCATCTGGAAGCCTACCAGCATTTGATGGAAGCCCTCCAGTATGCCCGGGAAAGCGATGCTGCTCTGGTGCAGGCAGAAGTGTACCGCTGGCTCGGGACGGTGTGCACCGGGATGGGTCATTTTCATGAAGCCTTGCAGTGGTTTGAACAGGGTTTGCAGCACACAGCAGAACAGGGGCTTTCAAAACACCACCTGCGCATTCAGGTGGGCATGTGCTGGTTGTACCGTCACAGCAATGTCCCCGAGCAAACTGTGGAATACGGAGAGCAGGTGGAGGCCCACGCCCTCAAAAACCATCTGGAACTTGAACTGGCCTTTCTGCATGCCAATGTGCTGGAAGCCCACCTGGACCTGTACACCCAGACCCACAACATTGAGCATCTGGAGGCTGCCCAGAGGTCTCTGGTGGCTTACCAGCAGCTTTTGAAGGAGCGTTCCTCTGCAAGGTTGCTGCATTTTGAGCTGTATTTGCAAGTCAAACTGGAACTGGCCCACCTTCGTTTTGAGGCAGCAGAGTCCCATGTCCAGAGGATGCTGTTTTTGTTGCAAGACCATCCTTCTGACACCTTGATTGGAGATGCCCACTTGGACCTGTCGGTGGTCCGCATGCACCAGCAACGCTGGAGCGAAGCCTTGACCCACCTGCACCTTGCCAGAGGGGTTTTTGAACAGGCCAACGCACGTTACGGGGTGATGCTGACCCTCAAACAGGAAGCCGACCTGTACGAGGCGCAGCAAAATTACCCTCTGGCGTATCGGGCACTCAAGCAATACCATCAGGCATTCGAGGCACAGGAGCGCCAGAAGGCCAGAGAAAAATCCCAGATGCTCAGCATCCAGTTGCAGGTCAAGGAAATCCACCAGCAGTTGCACGATCTGCAGCAAACCTCTCAGGAACTGCAGGAACAGAACGCTTTGCTTCACCAGCAAACCCACACGCTGGCGCAGGAGGCCCAGCAGGACACGCTCACAGGGCTCTTGAACCGCCGGGGTTTTGAAGCCCAGTGTGACAGGATCCGCACCGATGTGCTGGAAGCAGGCAAAGGGGTGGCTCTGGTGGTGCTGGACATCGACCACTTCAAAATGGTCAATGACACCTTCACCCATGCGGTGGGCGATGAAGTGCTGAAAACCGTGGCGAACCTTTTGAAAAAACATTCCCGCAACCACGATGTGGTGGCCCGCTGGGGTGGGGAAGAATTCGTGTTGTTGCTGCCCCATCTGGACCACCAGAGGGGCCATCAGGTGTGTGAGCGTTTTCGCAGGGCCATTGCGCAGCACGACTGGCGCCCATTGCTCAAAGACCGTACAGTGACGGTCAGCCTCGGGTTTGCGGTGGGTCAAGGGGATTGCAGCCTCACAGACATGCTCCATCAGGCCGATCAACAGCTTTATCAGGCCAAACATGCCGGACGCAATCGGGTCATGCCTGAAGGGTAA